Part of the Nicotiana sylvestris chromosome 5, ASM39365v2, whole genome shotgun sequence genome is shown below.
CCTTAGGATATGACTTTTTTAGTCCAATTAAAATGTGTAAGAAGCGATGCATTATGCGAGGTGATGAGCGTATATAGGGGTGCTTTATATTATTCATAACTGGAGTAGTCTTTAGGCTATACCATGCATTGATTTGGATAATGTGCTTCTTGATATCATGCTATATATGTTTGTATGACTATGTGAACTCCGTGAATCATGATAGAGATCATGTGTAGGTATTGATTTCGTGTTGAGCATGATATTTGTTGTTGTATGGCATATCTTCTCAATATGCTAGCTCCGGAATGCATTCATGCTCTTATGCATATCTTATCTATATGCAACCTTACTTGATGAGATGAGACATGgtacatatcttctctatatgtgaACCCGTATGGCTTGACTTGTTTAATcgtgcatatcttctctatatgctcTTGTTGAAGGATTAATTGCTATTTCAtgtatatcttctctatatgcaacTGATGAAAGATTATTTGGTATTGCACGCATATCCTCTCTATATGCAATTGTGGGAGGATTATTTGATACTTTacgcatatcttctctatattcaACCTTGATGATTTAATAATATTGGACgcatatcttctttatatgttgAGTTGTTGAATTGGAATAGTATCTTGGCATATCTTGTCTATATGAAATTGTTGATGCGTTATTAGTTATTCGAAGCATATCGTCCTTACATGTTTTGCTGTTAAGAGTCAGTAGATCTTCTCTATGTGCACTTTGTGGCACCTGTCTTTTCATGTTTGGACTTAGTTACTGCTGCTAGTACACGAATATGTTATTGAGCTATATAGTGAGTATCCTTGACTTGAGACCTCGTACTACTGCACCGAGGTTAGTCAggatacttactgagtatatggggttggttgtactcatactacacttatacACCTTGCATGCATATCTTTGAGATGAGCTGTTATGGATGATGTAAGATGGCATCGAAGATGTACCCTTTTTATGGATATAGCTACCACATGTCCTTGGTAGTTTGGATTCGCACTCTATTTATGtatattccaaacaaatgttgtatttatttttgtaCCAGCTTTATAAATCTAAAtcttagtagctcatgacttgtactactaaTCATTGGGATATTGTATGGAAATAAACTATTTTGTCTAATATTATTGGTGACTTACTCTGCGCCCTTATgctcgtagggttgcttctgaactaaaATTTTGACTGTCtccccagtggcactttcttttatttatGTAACACTtatacagtacctttaactaccccgactattatctgaatatttctcaaggatcacgaTGCCATTAtatttgcgagactgaattccctatgttggggttcactatatTTATCTTGTACGATCTATTGATTTATATATATCCTTTTGTCTAGCTATAACTagactcttcctgaatcaactactaactactcgttggtctATTCTTATATCTATATTCCCTGTAATCTCTCTTGGGttgtttcctttgtcttaacttacctctcgcactggctccttatgtatcaagttctcattcacacttatttatcaataacatctagTGCGGGAACCCTTACTGCCTCTACTCGACGTTGTGCTTGCATAATATTTTGGAGTCGTGACATATCTGTAGGATCTGAAgaaatgcaatctcattcctttcaccTTTTTTATCGTATTATTtatttactattccatagttattTGAACCATATCACTCCAACTTAATGCCATGTCACACCATCTTCCCCCCTTTAGGAGAGTACTAATATTTAATGCTATGAAGATTTACTTATAAATGTGTTACCTCTTCAGCTTTAGCATCTTTTCACATCTTCACTGACAtcttactcgccttgcagtaACCCTTTTGTGCCAAGGATAACTGAATTTCCTACGCACGAGGGTGACACCtaatgtaactggcacacttagtcccttaagcttaactctaCTCACAATGCTTGCTTTATGGAATTgccttcctgaatgacctttaaaggttattcttttgttgtctattctattatcgCGTGAACACGATCTCTAAATTTCTcacgatgccgactattatcgaACCATCTGATCCCTAACTCATGTTCGGTTTCATCTTGTTTACTAGCCCATagtgatttctattactctagggatCTTACTTTTCCTTTGGGCAATCACATTAgactcaccaactcatttctcgaagtgaggatatAACTTTATGGCTTGTACAATTTTATTATGTCAAGGCatgtcacctcttgtcttttcctttacttgacaATAGAATCTGTCATCCTGTCATTTTTTGATTTACCATTATTACCCATTTATcccatcttactcataatgcttcatttactctcttcatATTCTCCGTCTAATATTTCtatctagtattcatatctaacagtactattctagagtgcaccatctgggtgtctgacaaggagaactattaccatatttgcaatatccttcgaaaatgttaACTAACACTAATaatctgtcacgccccaaacttgaAGAGGCGTGGCCGGCACCCAGTGCCATATTtggcccgagcgtaccactctatAGCTGTAAACTCTAGAGGGGTAATCCTCAACATaagccgatgaggccatattctgaatcatctcAAAATATAGTCTCTCTCATCTGGGgttaaacatacccaaaagctccTATATATATAACTGTGCAAGCTAATGAGGCTGCCATGAACATCAACTGATATACAAGCTATACATgacttgtctacaagcctctagagataaatGAATTGTACCATGGTTGGTACAGGGCCTCGACCTaaccatcaaacctgtatatataaaatggacacCAAGGTCTAGAACTGGTAActtcgaggaagtggagcttaccaaccaagttgatgtttgactctgtctgcTAGAAGGGTTTGTCCAACTGTCAATCAAGATCTACAAgaatgaaatgcagtgtccccagcaaaaggtacgtcagtacgaaataatataccgagtatgtatggcaacagaataactgaaagctgaaactgaactgataatataataaatgaaagtaactgggagtcaaagataatctaaagatatgcttacctgctgatactgactcaactctctcaatagaAAGTAAAATAGTTTCCtagccttataaggctcggtatgtgtagcttctctaccgtagtaggctcactcataggcactcggccatactaggctctgtatctcggcaattctgggctcgctcataggcgcttggccacagtaggctcgatatatagagattgcccaataggggcctacacatcgattatagctcgatggtggtgaaaatactttaatactatATGTATATAGATTCTCTTCTCTATTGGCTGAAAGAAGATAAAACTAAACTTAAAAGGAATTCCCGATAAGGAAGAATACTATAGCTTACGAGACTAGGagaatgtacataaattcaggaataagAAGTTCTAtttatgcctcattatcaaatgcatgtagttacgagatcatgccaaaatgaaggaaaggtttagccttaacataccttaacttcgTTGAGTCCTTCATagcttccaagcaactcttcaaacaactcaactcagtctaccatagcataaggagattcaaaatcagtgctgagtacAGGCTCAGtctgtaacttaagctagtagctcattttatgtaaatttgggaagcatctcccttgtaataagggcctcctccaataccatataccgaAAACGACAACCAGAGTAATACAATAAGAACAACATCAACAATAGGGtacaaaatatttcattaacaagtcatcaacatatcacgacgagcggcaagctcggaTTGAATCCCTTCAACACCCTTCAACCCCATTATCACCCCTTAAAGACTTCTTACATTAACCTAACagcatcattaacatgataatgaagtcattagtcaatgattccatccttataccttatatttataacaaaggaaacaatccacaactccaactatcttcaattagcaattttattcactagttcatgtctagaccatccatttaacttaatcaacgtcaagataaccttaagcacaTGCAATAACACAATACAAATACCTCCTATAATATATTCAAGTCGAAATCCAAGTAATATTTAGCTTACAATAGCCCTCAATGgaaatacaacaccatagaagtgacttaagctaatctaAGTATTATCTTGTACTTTAttatcctaacaacttaaccaacatacaagaaagcttaAGAACAATTAGTAGTCTTTTATACTCACCTTAGCCAGTAGCAACAACTTGAAATTTCAGCCAAACACATCCCACaactatcctcaatgacaacacaacatcaaagaggtgttgttcttcactagaactaacttttgatgttgaaatatggtgtaatccatTTGCAAGACTTGAAATAACCTAGGGTTGATATGAAAACCTTTGGAGAGTATTTTACAGAAGTTAAACCACTTacaacaacctcccacacgagctggaaccacccaaaatcagcaacaacaagaagaacaagaaacttactagcgcagCGGGATTCACACACTTGATTTGTGCTGTTATcactttgtttgggtcttggatcatgagaaAAACTTGAGAGAGTGTTTTTAGGTGTCTAGGGTCTGAAGATACTGAAAACTAATGAGTTAAAATGGGGTTGAGGTGTCTTATATATATCAATATATCCCATAGAGAGTTATgacatacgactaaaataactcataacataacctccttatcttGTTAAGTACCCTAGTCTCATCACAAAAGTACacgttataacattcccaacttgtcgacattcgacgaaacttattttcttcaatttgtttagcctCTTAGCCTTTCAACCATCTTGGTACTTTTTATccatgatcttaaagatttgtaatCTCCAAGATAACATGATTAAATTACTTTATGTACTCTCAAAGATAaactcatttctgagcttacatcaattgacttacgaataCTCTTTCGTAGGACGATATGGGATGTTACataatccatccaccattttctATTATTCTAACCCCAGCTAGATCTTGATAttccatccttctcttaaactatatctgttagctcccatagggaaTAACCGGGATGGGTATGGTCAATTGTGTATATCTCTATTACTGTTGAAAGTAACCCAGAATGCTTTTATTTCTCTACCTGAATTGCAAATGCTAATAATCTTCACTAACTGGATAccttgtacccttcttcacctaGCTTTTTTTATtcgttgaaacttgtatctaccttctaATTCTCTCGTTGCTTTTTACCATATGGGTTGATAGATATTCAAGCCTTAGGGATTCTTATCAAGAAGATTACACGTCTTAGTagacacatgatctactgaagacctcacatttactcatcattagcatgatgcaaaatttggttcctctaactcaactcttccacaaccacattcaatctcttaccaactatttttcaggatgtaggtatcgttgtattacggataaaatagaatttaggagtttgaattcttacaactgagatCTACCACACTATTTATAATAAGAAGAAAGAGCGACAATCTTAAATttcctgtagcctcctacttataaatgtggttcacaacacacccataaacaagactctactaaacacaacttgtagactccctaggatagaattGCTCCGATACCAAGTTTTTCATGATCCAAACCGAAGGGCCgggacgggcacccggtgccttactcaaccgcgtaccaacgtaacatatcatTCTTATCGTACTATCATGGGTAAGTGAGCCGGAAATGCCATCATAAGATAACccgaataaaacataagggaatacttgacATAAGATGacacaacatgatatacaaacttatacatgtgacatacctGCCTATAATGCCGACATGATcatttatatactcaaaacatatgctgacaaggccatacaagtatccatatacatggCATCTGTCAACAAGCCTATAAGAGTaaataaatgtcataaaggtcgggacaggtcCCCGCCATACTAATCATTACATGTCCAAGGCATACAGACGTAAGAGGCAACTCCGAAACAAGTTAAAGTTAAAAATGTGCAAAAAAGCTATCTTTTACCATTTGATGACTAGGAAGCCTGCAGAAGTTAATTTTAAGTACGGAGGGTCAAAATTTagttccaaaaagcctgataaaCTACGAATTTGTATCGTCTATTAGGCTAATTCTTTATCactgcaatcttttgaggatcaaccttGATTCCCTCGCTGGAGACAATATGACCCCAGAAGATGACAGTCTCGAGCCAAAgttcacatttcgaaaactttgCATACAACTTGTGTTGATATAGTTTGCAAAATTGACTTGAGATGATCGGCATGGTCCTCTCAACTCCgtgaatacacaagaatatcgtcaataaAACACTATCACAAAAGAGTTGAGAAAAGACTTTAAGACTCGATTCCTACGATCCATGAAAGTTGTTggagcattctttaacccaaaaaACATTACCGAAAATTCAAAGTGTCTATACCGAGtccttaaaattattttttggaacaTCCTActccttgatcttcaactagAGGTACCCTAATCCTAAATCGATCCTGGAGAAGTACTTAGCACCTTGCGATTGATCGAACAAGTCATCTATTCTTTgcaatgggtacttattcttaattgtgaccttgttgagctggtgatagtcgatacacatcctcaATGACCCATCCTTAATCCTCTCAAAGAGAACCGGTgcgccccaaggtgacacacttagTCAGATGAAACCCTTCTCTAGCAAATCTTTCAATTGCTCCTTCAGTTCCTTCAATTTTGTCGGAACCATTATGTAGGGTAGAATTGATATAGGCTGCGTTCCCGACAACACATCTATCCCAAAGTCAATCTCTATGTCTAGTGGGATTCCAGGAAGCTCATCAGGAAAGACCATCAGAAATTCATTCACAACCAGCATAGACTCAAGTGTCGGTGCCTCAGCATCAGTGTCCATGACTCGTACCAAAGGGTATATACATCCCTTGTTGATCATCTTTGAGGGCTTAATtaagaaataaacctaccttttggcaTAACGTCAACCCCCTTCCACTCGATGACTGgctcatttgaaaactcaaacctAACGGTTCTAGTTTGGCAATCAAGCATTGTAAAACATGAATAAAGCAAGTCCATCCCCATTATCATATCAAAATCCACCATCACCAATTCAATGAGATCGGCCGTGGTATCTTGACCATGCACTATGACAATAGAATCCCTATAAACCCATGTGACCATAATGGACTCACCAGCTGGAGTAGATATAGAGAACGGCTTGTGAAGCTGTTTCGATTCCATCCCAAATTCCATAAAAACATAAGGAGTGATGAATgacaaggtggaaccaggatctaTAAGAgaatacacatcatgagattggatagTCACTATACTTGTGAAGACATCTGGAGAAGCCTTTAAACTCTGGCGGCCCCTCATAGCATAGAATCTACCTGGTCTCCCAAATCCCGTGCACCACTCCTAGCTACACCACGCCCTACGGGAGCTGAAGTACCTTGATTCAGAGTGGGTGTTGCGAAAGTAGTAGTTGCTGAACTGGCCGGCCGCACCATACTCTTACCAGCACTCTAACGAGACGAAGGGAAATCTCTCTGAATATGGCCCCTTAGCCCACACCCGTAGAATATGGGAATGTTAATGTAGAATACTCCTGAATGCATCTTCCCACACCTAGGGCATAAAGTTCTCCGTTGTGGCTGAATCTCCCGCATGATTGGACCCTATTGATAAGATCCCATGTTGCCCTGACTGCGCCTGAAATGACCCTACTGCTACTGACCGGACCCTGATGGCAGTGCACTGGCTGAAAACTAAGCAAAAGACTATGTGGGTATAGATGAAACTCCCCTAAACATTACCTTTCCACCACTACCAGTACTGAAAGATCTACGAAAaaaatctgtcacgacccaaattgaaAGGCTGCAACGGGCACCcgccttactcaaccgagcaccaatataatgtatctttcttatcatactatcatgggtaaatgggctaGAAGGGCCGTCATGAGATtaccagaataaaacataagggaatactcgacatatgacgacccaacattatacacaaacttatacatgtgacatatgggcctataagaccgacatgatcatttgtacactcaaaacataggccgacaaggccataacggtatccatatacatgacatctttCTACAAGCCTCATCATACCAATCATTACATGTCCAAAATATATAGACTAAATATGCATCTCAAGAGCAAGTGAATTGCGCTAACTCCTttcgctgagctaatagcctactaggAGAACTGTCCATCTATTTATCGGGACTTGTGGGCATGACATGCAACATCCCCAGTCAAAAGAGACGACAATataaataaagtaccgagtatgtatggCAAAAAAAGCATAtataagaacagtaatgtaaaaagTGATAGAAAAGATACAGCCTGTAACATATGAGTGCCTCTTAGAGCGAATAACATGAGATGCAtgatatatatatacttttagaAATGTATGCAtatatgggcatcatcatcatcatcatcatattgtaccTGGCCtcgaagaggactcggtaaaactCAACTAACCAGTGGTTGCATGATAGGTGCCTATccgaccgactatagcgcgactcgatagagtaaaatagatacatatatataatgcatgttggactcatggaatcacgttctaaatcTTTTGCAGGGACATAAGGTCGTTAGAGCTTCGATtcacattatggacatccataccatcaatatgaatctcaataggatttaaggatcatatataattgcttagaataacttgataaggaaagaacaacatggaaaaccgtagttgctaggagtagatccataATGAAATAGCATATCGTTTATGTTTATTTcgctttagatcatgccaaaagaaagaaaaaagtgccttaacatacctttgtaATCTTCTCTCCAATCGTCAACCAAGCTCAATATGAACTTCATACGTCTATAATGAGTAAACCGACTTTGTTGTCATCATATAAGTATTGTAACTCTCATATCTCAAAACCAATATTATACAAGAAAACGGACATCACCTACCTTATTTTTACTATATTCCATAAGTTACTATAAGTCACCAAACAACCCatacaacaataatataattcatAATAAGCTCCCGGTTACTTCAACAACCATTTTTAGTGGCAAGCTCGATTTACAATTAacaaattttaatttaattaaattatttttccaTGAATCTTCCAACAAAATCTATAAAATCATACATATGCTTACCATATCATTTCCAACCCAAGACATCATAAGAAAATCTTCAAAAATTGGTTGCACGCCTAGTACCTTAACCTTTATTGTCAACCTCTTGTTTTTCATGgttcttcttcaatcaacttaattGGAACATGGATAAGCTTAACAACAGAAGTATTAACAATATAAAACTATTTCTAACAATTTACATccacaacaatatatatatataacctcaACACTGCCCCCCCAAAAAAGATAATGATTCGTTATGCCATGTCAATTTCTATCTTGTAGATTTTCACTCAAAAAACTCAACCAACACATGATTAACCTTAAGAACAACcaagaaaattatttaattaccttaggcattagatacaacttgaaaTCCCCAGCTGGTGTAGCTCACAACAATGCTCAATCACACCACAATACTATAAGAGTTATATTCTCATCTTGAACCATCTTTGATGTTCAAGTTGGTGTGTAAGCACTTATATTTTTCCTTGAAACTCTAAGATATATGAAGGAGGAACTAATTATTACCTTGATAAATAAGAAAAACACGAAATCTGAGGTTACATCTCTTTGAATAATCCTCCAAAATAGCCATAAGATGAAGAACTACGATCTAGAAAGTACCACAAGATTTCTAGCATTAGATTCATGTTTTTATCTTTGGATTTCACTCTAAAACTATGGATACTGCATTGAGAGTGTTTTGGGAGAGTATAGGGTCTGGTAGGTTTGAAAAATAATCCCAAATGAGCCTTTCCCCGATCCTTAAAGGTTGGAGAATCAccaaccgcctaagtgggtcccattgggagctgcttgcacAGTCTCGAAAAAATATAAATATCTCTTTACTACAATGTTGCATTGACAAACcatttaatgagttagaaactagactcatatatcttTAATTTGGTAGGTTGTTCATCCCTTAATTCCAAGCATAGTTTGAGAAATGCTCTGCTACATTTGGACTAATTTTCAgtacatttatgaatgtaacttgtgatatcctttgccaacttttgttgtacaactcgcttgactttaaaacataacacacgactatcataagattaaaataactcataacataaccttctTATCATGTTAAGCACTCTAGTCTCACCCCACATgctataacattcccaacttgtcgactttcgtcGATACTTATTGCCTCAATTCGTTTAGATTATAAGCTTTCCAACACtattggtacttgttattcatgatattaaatatttttaaccccaaggtaacatgattaactcaCTTTATGTAccttcaaagatgatctcatttctgagcttacatggGGTGTAAAGATTCCCGCGGATCGGCCTTCTTgttatcatctctttccattttgTTCTTTAATTTGCGAGTCTCTGTGGCTTGAGAAAATACTCCATCTTCCAATAGTTCATATAGAATTCAAGGGGCATGTAGCGGCCTTGTTGATAACCAAAGGGCTTGCACAAACCGGCGCACCCTAGCCTCCACAATGGGCAACATGTAAATAATATACTTGGAAAGATGCACAAATTTCGTATGGCAGTCCCACACACTCATACTACCTTGCTTAAAGTTCTTAAACCCGGTTGCACAAGCTTCCCTAGTCTTGGAAGCAAGAAATGATCCATGAAAGCATCCGCAAACTCATTCCACTTCGTCGGAGGGCTCCCCTCCTCATGGGACTCCTCCCGCAATTCAAATCATGAATAAGCCACCTCTTTCAGGCGATAGGAGGCCAACTCCACTACTTCTGTCTCAGTGGAATGAATTACACAAAGATTCTTGTGTATCCCATCAACAAACTCTTATGGTTCCTCCTCGGTCTTAGTACTTGTGAACACCAGAGGATCCA
Proteins encoded:
- the LOC138868847 gene encoding uncharacterized protein; this translates as MRGRQSLKASPDVFTSIVTIQSHDVYSLIDPGSTLSFITPYVFMEFGMESKQLHKPFSISTPAGESIMVTWVYRDSIVIVHGQDTTADLIELVMVDFDMIMGMDLLYSCFTMLDCQTRTVRFEFSNEPVIEWKGVDVMPKGRFIS